The sequence TTATTAGAAAACAATTGTACTTGTCCGGCATTATTTAATATGTTTGTTGGAATATATAATATTGCATAATAATCTGATTCTGGAAATGTTTTTTTACTGTTTTCTACAGATGTGTTTTTAAGATATTCAAATTTTATATATTTTGTTTCAGGGATAATATCTGTAAAACTGTATGAATCATCAATAACTGCAATTGTTTTTTCTTCTGTATCTTCCATTTGGGCTAACCATGCAGGAACAATCATAAGTGCTGCAAATAGTACAGGACCAATTATGGTCATTATAATAAATGATTTTTTCTTTATACGGGTAAGGTATTCTCTTGTAATTATCAGGAAAGTTTTATTCATTTTAAAATTGTTAAATTGTTAATTGATTGCTATTTACAGATTTGCTTCTTTAACTACTTTTATAAATATATCATTTATACTGGGAATTACTTCATTAAATGAAACAAGATTAATATGCGGTAGGAGTGAAGAAATAAAATCATTAGTTGTAGAACCGTTCAGCAGTTTGATCCTTGAAGTTTGGATATTCTCTGATGTTTTATGGTTTACGACCTCAATATTTTTGCTTAGAACTGATTTTAATTTTTCAAAACTACCTTTATAAGCAATATCATATGTGTTTGATTTGTATTTTTCTTTAATTTCATTAACAGGTCCTTCAAGAATTTTTTTTGAATTATTTATTAATGCTATATGGTCGCAGAGTTCTTCAACCGATTCCATATTGTGCGTTGAAAAAATAATTGTTGTTCCTTTATCTTTTATATTAAGTATTTCCTGTTTTAAAAGGTTTGCATTAATAGGGTCAAAACCGCTAAATGGTTCGTCGAATATAAGAAGTTTTGGCTCATGTAAAATTGTTATAACAAACTGAACTTTTTGTTGCATTCCTTTTGATAATTCTTCAACCTTTTTGTCCCACCATGTTTGCATTTCAAATTTTTCGAACCAATATTTTAAATTTTTAATTGCATCGTTTTTAGATAATCCTTTTAAACGGGCTAAATAAACAGACTGTTCTCCGACTTTCATTTTTTTATATAAGCCGCGTTCTTCAGGAAGGTATCCTATATTAAAAATATCTTTTGAATTTAATTTATGTCCATCAAAAAATATTTCACCGCTATCAGGAGCAGTAATCTGGTTGATAATTCGTAATAAGGTAGTTTTCCCAGCACCATTAGGTCCTAATAAACCGAATATTTTTCCTTCTGGAACAGTTATGCTTACATTATCAAGAGCCAGATGATTTGTAAATTTTTTTACTATATTTTGAGTGCTAAACATTTATAATAAATTAGTTTGTTAAAAATTAAAGCGAAATTAAGAAAATATTTTAATAGTTTTTTTATTAAAAATAATCCCTCATTTTTTCAAAAATATTTTTTTCTGAATTAGATGGTTTAGGAATAAAATTTGGTGAATCTCCCAATTTTTCAAGTAATTTTTTTTCCTCTTTCGAGATAGCTTTTGGTACCCAGACATTGATATTTACTAATAGGTCACCGTTTCCGTATCCGTTTATTTCGGGTAATCCTTTTCCTTTTAATCTTAAAATTTTTCCTGATTGAGTGCCGGGGTCGATTTTTATTTTTACTTTATTTTCAATAGTAGGAATTTCAATTGCTGTTCCTAAAGTTGCATCAGGAATACTTATAAAAAGATTATACAATAAATTTATTCCGTCTCTTACTAATTTTTCATGTTTTATTTCTTCTATAACAACAAGTAAATCTCCGTTAATACCTCCTCGCCTTGCTGCATTTCCTTTTCCGCTTACTGACAGTTGCATTCCTTCGGAAACCCCTGCCGGCATTTTTAAATTTATAATTTCTTCATCTTTAACAATACCTTCGCCATAACAAGTATTACATTTATTTGTTATAGTTTTTCCTTCGCCACCACAAGCCGGACAGCTTGAAGAAGTTTGTATTTGTCCGAGAAAAGTATTTGCAATTCTTGTTACTTGTCCTGTTCCGCGGCATGTAGAACAAGTACTATGTGAAGAACCGTGAGCTGCACCGGTTCCGTTACATTCTTTACATTCTATGTAT is a genomic window of Bacteroidales bacterium containing:
- a CDS encoding ATP-binding cassette domain-containing protein, coding for MFSTQNIVKKFTNHLALDNVSITVPEGKIFGLLGPNGAGKTTLLRIINQITAPDSGEIFFDGHKLNSKDIFNIGYLPEERGLYKKMKVGEQSVYLARLKGLSKNDAIKNLKYWFEKFEMQTWWDKKVEELSKGMQQKVQFVITILHEPKLLIFDEPFSGFDPINANLLKQEILNIKDKGTTIIFSTHNMESVEELCDHIALINNSKKILEGPVNEIKEKYKSNTYDIAYKGSFEKLKSVLSKNIEVVNHKTSENIQTSRIKLLNGSTTNDFISSLLPHINLVSFNEVIPSINDIFIKVVKEANL
- the dnaJ gene encoding molecular chaperone DnaJ; the encoded protein is MAKQDYYEVLGVSKDASKEEIKKAYRKQALKYHPDKNPGDKSSEEKFKEAAEAYDVLSKDDKKRRYDQFGHAGVGSTGGGFGGGMTMEDIFSSFGDIFGSTGFGNFGGFGGFSGFGGRSSRRINKGSNLRVKVKLTLQEIATGVEKKIRVNKYIECKECNGTGAAHGSSHSTCSTCRGTGQVTRIANTFLGQIQTSSSCPACGGEGKTITNKCNTCYGEGIVKDEEIINLKMPAGVSEGMQLSVSGKGNAARRGGINGDLLVVIEEIKHEKLVRDGINLLYNLFISIPDATLGTAIEIPTIENKVKIKIDPGTQSGKILRLKGKGLPEINGYGNGDLLVNINVWVPKAISKEEKKLLEKLGDSPNFIPKPSNSEKNIFEKMRDYF